The DNA region AGACAAAGTCCGTGATGCACTATCGAGGCTTGTTcaggtaattttttttttgtttgcgtgtgtgtgtttgcatttaccGTAGGTCCTGACCTAAGATAAATTATCTCTAAGTCATGTCCATTCTTTTACTGATGCAACATTCACATTTTTTTTGTCTCCATACTTTCCCAGTTACCTTCACACCAAAGTTGGAACTATGTTGATATAACTTTGTCTGATCACTGTCTATAAAACCTTTCTTTTTTCTGATAATAATTgttttcgtttttttttttggtcGTTGATGCTAGTTGTTACCTTTTTGTTTCTTTATACACCTAGGAATCCCTAGCTTTCCTCCCTTGTTCTTGTTTTGTCCTACAAACATCTCATTTTACTGGCTCTATCATTTGTTAAATTAGTCGTTGTGGTTTGATCGCTTATATTGATTTCTTTTGTAAAAGTAATGTTGGGGATACAATCAAAGTCCTACATTAGAAAGATATaaaaaagatcatggatttaaaagGAAGTAAGATATCTTCATTGACGTAAGACCTTTTGGGATGAGTCTAAGAATAAAGTCATGAGGCTTAGGTccaaaatggataatatcatatcattgtgaagATATGTGCATTCTTTCGatcctaacaaatggtatcagagctataatCTAGACCAAATGCcatgtggggtgaccttgaacgaagttgcggggaggcccggagcaaGTCATCGGATGTTTGTGGGGAGGTTGGGACCATGAGAGTAGTGGTGGATAATATCTCCGTTGGCATGATACCTTTTGGGTatagtccaaaaataaaaccatgagggcttaagtTTAAAGTGGACGATATCATACTTTTATGGAGATATGTGAAGCAACAAGGAATTTTATTTTAGATGTAGGCCACTATGCCTTTTCTAGTCATATCTATATCCTTGGCAATACCATTAATATTTATTTTCGATTCCTTTAAACTAACTTTTCAGTTGAGAGTTGATTTTGCCATCAACAGTTTAATAATGCTTCTGTGATTTCTTGCTAGTAATGGCATGAAATAAACTTTAAGATTTgactagttttttttattatgttgaACTATTACATTTTAGCAAATGCTTTGCTGAAAacatttctgcaaatttttggcGTTTGGTAGGTAAAATGAGTTTTCAATACGGAACAAAAAAATGGAATTCTGAGATGTTCATCTCGACTCTGTTTGCATTTCCTTTGATCAAATTTTTGTTTAGTTTGCTCATGGATTATACTAATCTGATTTACATTTTTTTCCTAAAGAATAATGATTTCATCGACATCGTCTATCGAGAGATGCTAAATGCACATTATTCATGAACAATCAGACATTGGTGAATGGGGTTGAGCCTGGTCCACTGCATCATGCGGCCGTTTCTTGTAGTTCCTGTAAAAAATTACCTATCAGTGAAGGCACAAGGAACTTCTGTTACTATTATCTTTTGCAATTTGTATATGGATGGAATACTGCAATCTCTCACTTTCTGTGTTGTGTTATTCATAATCTAGTGGGTTTTTGTTGGTTAAAACTCAACTTGGAAGATGGAAACATTCTTTTCAATGGAAGTTGTCGATGGCTCGAGCAATCAAATCGAGCAGCTGTAAAAAGGAGCTCGATAGAAGCCAAGTGCTAGAGCATGGTGCCAGCGAGACTAGGAGGAACTGATATAGAGCCTTGCATGAGAAGGTAGTCGAAGGCTTTGATCAAACTAAGGGTgcaaatgaatcaaatcaagtTAAAATATTGATATTGGAGTTTTGAAGtctgaaaatataaataattttgaatcagTTCGAAATAAAATCAGTTgctagatttgaaaaaaaaaattatcagagtttggtttgaaataattttgaatagaaataaaatattttgattaaaattttctCGGAAATAGATATTTGAGGGAATATAAAAAAAAGATTTACAAttgccttttttttatttttaaaatataagcaTGAAAATTTGTTATTCTTAATAATTACAAATTAATTATGGAGCTTTATAACGCCGTCTACGATCGGATCCGATCAGACGTCGACTTTGCAGCGCGTGTTCTGGAATCGGTAGTAGTACGAGCCGGCATCGGAAGGCCTTGAGAAGTCGAGGACGAGGAAGCCGGGGCAGTTGACGTGGAGGTGGAAGTagccggaggtccaggcgccgaCCTTCCACCGGAGGCGGCCGTCGATGTGGACGGAGAGAAGGATGCGACAGGCTTGCTGGTCCTGGGAGAGAGCGGCGGAGAGGTCGGTGGCGAGAGGGACGCCGCCGCCGAAGAGGTAGGGGGACCAGACGGTGACGTCGTTGTGACCCTGGTAGCCGGCGGGGAGGGCCGCGGCGGCGGTGGTCTGCTGGCCCCGGTAGCGGGTGTAGGCGACGAGGTCATGGTAGTAGATGCCGATTCTATCGTTGGGGTTGCGGGATGAGAGGGTGACCTGGAGGACGGAGGTGAGGAGGCCGTTGCCGGCGGTGAGGTTGAGCTGCCCGACGGAGTTGTCCTGGAGGTAGAACAGGGGACGGATGGGGCGGAGGACGAGCCACACGACGAGGACGACGAAGAAGACAAGCACTACCAGGGAGAGGAAGCAACCGAACATCCAGATGAAGAGGCGGCGCCGACGCTCTCCGTCGGCGTCGCTGTAGCCGGAATCGTTCTTCTCCGACATTGGCAATCGATCGAACCCTTGGACGGTGACGAACCGGGCTGAGGACCTATAGTTTATATAAAGCATACCGAATTGGGGTCCACTGTGGTGGCCCACCTTACGTGGCGAGATTTGATTAGCCATCAGAACCAATTATATAGACTTATTTTTGGTAATGCCTTAAAATTGGGCCGATATTTGAAATAAAAGGAGAATAATATATATTGCGATATTGAGAGATGATTTTTTAGGAAAGTGATCGCATCACTCGAAATTAATTAGAAATATATTTCTCTATTATTTTCACTACGTTTGTTTCTATAATTGTGAGAGGAGTATCTGATGGTGTGAGGAAGAGTTGATGGCACGTGTCGAATACATATTTCTCTCGAAAAAGAGCTATAAAAATTGAATAGGACGGGATCCaaactaatttattttaataaaataagtaTACTGACTAAAAAAcatgttttatttgttttttatgttcaatttaaattatgaaataaactattttattttatggcatatatattccttcttattctattattatttaacactctaaaaatatatatattctttttataaaaataaggCTTTCTAGATCGTTCACATGCAAAAATTAGAAgtgcataaaaaaataaatatcaaaaacATCATCCAATtattgttttcatttcaaaaatacCGTACGATGATTAAGATGGATCTCCTCGAGGCAGGTCCAAATCTAGGAAGTCAATTTATATAACGATCAAACTTAAGAAATAGTCAATATTCTTAGTTAAGGTTTATCATAATTTTAGACTGAGAGCTTACTCGATCGGGTCCTCCGATTGATCAGGCCTCGAGCCCTAATTTCTTAAGCGTCGATAAAATTCGAAGTCAAATATTAACTAGCTCGATTGAGTGCTATCGTCGATCAAACATATGACCTAACCGGATGTACTGGACGCCTGGTCCACTCGAGCTCTCTGTCCAAGTAAAGAAGTTGGTGGTGAACGTCGAGTCACCAACTATATTCACCAAAGCTAACCTGGCGGCTCTTGCAAGTGATGGTCGGTCGAACTATATTAAGGACTTGGTCAGCTTGCTAGGTGAGTCTATTGTGGGTCCTGTGACCCAACGACCTCATATTCCTTTTTAACATTTTGTGTCATGGAAAGAGAATATTTTGTAGATAAGCCACACATTCGAAGCTTCCACCCTGTCAATCACAAATATTACGGGTCCATTTTGAGAAATGTGTTAGCGCCTCTTTATAATATGTCCttctttagaaatattttgaggTTCGTACATAAACACAACATAACACTATAAAAAGATGTCTCCATCTACATGCATAGGTATGCGACGCTACGTGATTACACATGCTCAATTGCTCTTGTTCATTCCACTATTCACCATCTTTAAACCGATTACCGACTTGAGCGTAGGAGAGTCTACACCAGAGATCTCTTCCCTGGCCCGGTTACTAACACTTCTTTTGACACCCAGGACAACAAAAAGTCTCCATTTGGTTAACATTAGAGCTATCTTCCCAGCATACCACCTTCACCGTTTTTAGACATAATCATATTTGGTGTCGTATATGGAAACTTTTCCTATATTttaaacgtgaagatggacgagacTGGATGACTCACCACGGTAACCTTGACACAAGAAGAACTAGAGCTGTTGATAACCACTCGAGCGGCCAGAATGGTGGAACAACAACAAGCAGCAACTGAGGGTCGTTTGTTGAACGACCCTGCTGTGTCCACAACCGACCCACAGGTCGAGTGTGGAACTCGAGTGTAGGGCCCGACCAGGTTACAATCACTCCAACCTCCCCGGCTGCCTTCCCGTAGACACCCGTGTTGCCAACCAGCCTCCCACCCGTGCCTCCATCTCCAATTGCATATCACTGGGCGTTGTTCCGAACGCCCCTTGATGACATGGGCTGAGCGGAGAGGCCTCAGGGATCGTCTTCTGAAAACACACCCGCCCGGGACCTTCACAAAGGCAAGGCCCCAATGACTAGCGGTTCCCTCGAGCGGGCAAACATGTTGTTCTCCCAAGAGATCTTAAAAGATAAACTGCCAGCTCATTTCTAACCACTCTTGATCGAAGAATATGGAGGGGCGACTGACCTAGAGGACCActtactcaaatttaaaaatacgGTTATCCTCCACCAGTACACGAATAACGTTGAGAGCTGAGTGTTCGTCACCACTTTGTCTGACTCGGCGCAGAGATGATTCAATCGACTCTCGGCCGAGTCCATATGCTATTTTAAAGACTTTCGTCGAGCATTCCTTCATTATTTTGCTAGCAGTCGTCATTACCATAAGACAACGTTGAGTCTGTTTTCACTCAAGCAGGGGACCAAGGagacattattggtgcaatatctcctaggtcaaggttgaccaatttgactaagcttgagttgactcaagtttgagtcttgatgtttgagttttaatgtttgcaat from Zingiber officinale cultivar Zhangliang chromosome 4B, Zo_v1.1, whole genome shotgun sequence includes:
- the LOC121978591 gene encoding NDR1/HIN1-like protein 1, translated to MSEKNDSGYSDADGERRRRLFIWMFGCFLSLVVLVFFVVLVVWLVLRPIRPLFYLQDNSVGQLNLTAGNGLLTSVLQVTLSSRNPNDRIGIYYHDLVAYTRYRGQQTTAAAALPAGYQGHNDVTVWSPYLFGGGVPLATDLSAALSQDQQACRILLSVHIDGRLRWKVGAWTSGYFHLHVNCPGFLVLDFSRPSDAGSYYYRFQNTRCKVDV